In Spinacia oleracea cultivar Varoflay chromosome 5, BTI_SOV_V1, whole genome shotgun sequence, a single window of DNA contains:
- the LOC110805160 gene encoding RING-H2 finger protein ATL8-like has protein sequence MRFLRSLNTSSLSTSSPPGTDETETVDSDFVVILAALLCALICVLGLVAVARCAWLRRFASGGASAPANKGLKKKVLKALPKVPYSADQHAGKLSDDCAICLSDFAAGEEIRILPQCGHGFHVSCIDTWLGSHSSCPSCRQILAVRCQKCGGGLPENSAGAPTSTDNNHNHNHNHNVTFLP, from the coding sequence ATGAGATTCCTCAGAAGCCTCAACACTTCATCCTTATCCACTTCTTCGCCGCCGGGAACAGACGAAACCGAAACCGTTGACTCCGACTTCGTTGTCATCCTCGCCGCCCTCCTCTGCGCATTAATATGTGTTCTCGGCCTCGTCGCCGTCGCAAGATGCGCCTGGCTCCGCCGCTTCGCTAGTGGCGGTGCTTCAGCTCCGGCGAACAAAGGTTTAAAAAAGAAGGTCCTTAAGGCGCTCCCTAAGGTACCTTATTCCGCCGACCAACACGCCGGTAAACTCTCCGACGATTGTGCTATCTGCTTGTCGGACTTCGCCGCCGGCGAAGAGATCCGTATCCTTCCTCAGTGTGGCCACGGATTCCACGTCTCCTGTATTGACACGTGGCTTGGATCTCACTCTTCTTGTCCTTCCTGCCGTCAGATCCTCGCTGTTCGATGCCAGAAATGCGGTGGTGGATTGCCGGAAAATTCCGCTGGAGCTCCGACTTCTACCGATAATAATCACAATCACAATCACAATCATAATGTCACTTTCTTACCTTAg